Within the Deltaproteobacteria bacterium genome, the region TTCTGTGAGAAAAGATCGAGGGCGGCAGCAAGCATCTCTTGCCGTTGCCGCAATTTCTCTTTTTCCCGTGAGATTAGAAGGCCCTTTGCCAATGTCGGTCGGGGAAGGGTGAAGACCCTTAGCGGCAGAAAGGGACCGGATGCGTGCGGTCCAGTTTAGGGGTGTGGATGATGCGGCCCGGGGTACCGACCTCTACCAGGTCAAACAATTCCTGGGCATGATGGGTGAATAATCGGATGCAGCCGGCAGAATCGTTTTTGCCGGGGAGGGCACCGCCGTGAATGTAGTACGGCCGCTGGAGCAGCAGAGCCCACGGCATCCAGGTCTCGTAAATAGTGGACCAGTGGTTCTGAAACTTGGCCTGGACCGCAAAGGTGATTAAGGGCGTCTTTTGGCCCGGAGCCCCGGCCGAAATTGGAAATACCCGCTTGAGTTCTCCCGCGACGTAAAAAGCCAGAAAGCCCTTGCCAATATCTACCAGCAGGTATTTACCATGCTGCACCAAGGACTTGTCATAGGCCGGGAAAATCTCTGGCATTTTGTAAAGATCTAAAGGAACTCGCAGCGTACTGCTTTCGATGGAGAACGGCTCTCGGGTGCGGGTCTTGATATATGAGGGGTGGAGGGCGTTGAAAAAGGAGATTCTGTTCCGACATTGATCAAAATCGCGGTTGAAGCTGGGGACGCGCCGACAGAGGCGGGTGATGGAAAAGTCCTGGGGGATCTCGATTTCGACGAACGGGACACCGTAAGCTAAACCGGAGTAAACGATTTTAAACCCGGATTTTTTTAACTCCTGGCACAGTCGGTGGTAGTCCGGTTCTTCTGCCCTGCTGGTGGCTCCCAGGGCGACCAGACAGAAGCACACCACCAGACAGCTAAAAATCATTCGGTTCCTATAGCTTTTTGGCGCGATTTTTTCATCCCCCACAGAAATCAGCTGATTCCAAGAATTATTGTAAGATAACAAATTTTTTCCGGAAATTCAAATTCCTCAAACTATCCTGAGGCCAGGAAAAAGGCCAGAGAAATTTTCGCCTAAACATCGCGGCATCGCACTCCACTAAAGGGTTTAAAAAAGAGTTAGAGAATTACGAATCAAAATCATTAACGAGATCCGTGGGCTTAAACTTGAAAATAAGGCAATCTCTGATCATGGGCTTGCAACACAGACGCACGCAAAAACTTAACCGGACATTGCTGAGATTGTCTAAGTTATTGTCAACTGATGAAATAATGTTAAAATAGTAATCAAGTATAATAATGGTTTTGGAGTAACTTATCTGATTCTTAGGTTTGGAGAGCGGGCGCAAAACCAGGCCATGAGGTTGGAATATATGCCAAAATTCTCTAAAACCAATTCCTGGCCGGTGGTTTTAAAGATGATCTTGGGAACCTAATAAAATCCTGATAAGCATTATTAAGGCCGGGGAAAAAACTTACAAATCGGGCGGGAAGTTCAGAAAAAGGCTGCCTGGGTAACAGAGGACAATTCCCGGGTATTTTAGGGTCGGGTCGTAAGTTGTTGATTGCCTAATTAAGAGGTCGCTTTATGGTTTAATCAATGGTTCAGGTGAATAATTTTATATGCAAAATTTGAACCGGGTTTCAGGGAAAATTATTATTCTGTTACTTACCTTAGCAATATTAATCTCTTGGGTAAGCCTTGGCATGACCCGATTTGAAGAAGAGGATGCCCCTCTGTCGCTCCGCTCCCTGACAATTACCGGCAACCAGATTATTCCTACTAACAATATTAAAGAAGAACTCACACTCACCCTGCCATCCCGCTGGCCCTGGAAAAAACTGCCCCCCTTCAAGCCAAAGGGACTGGAAAGAGATGTAGAACGTTTGCAGGCCTTTTATCGCCAGCAAGGGTTTTATCACGCCCGCATCACCCCCAAAATACAAAAGGATGAAGAGGGACGAGTGGAAGTGGAGGTGAACATCGACGAAGGCCCTTGGGTTGAAGTAACAGACGTGGATATTGAGATTGCCAACACGTTCCTTGCGGTGGAGCTCTCCACACTCCAGGACCAATGGCCTTTAAAACCCGGGGAGCGTTTCATTGAAAGCAACTATGAAGAACTCAAGCGCTTGTATCTCAACTATCTCTTAGACCATGGCTATCCCCGGGGCACAGTGGAGGGCAAGATCTATTTGGACGATGTCAAGAACACCGCCAGAATCCGGGTGAAAGTTATCCCCGGACCCTTGTCCTATTTTGGGGCAATCAGTGTCGAAGGAGAGCAAGAAACTCCAGAATATATTATTCTCAGGAAATTAACCTTTGAGAAGGGAGAGATTTTTAATTTTGAGGAAATCTATAACAGTCAGAGAAACCTTTACAAGCTGGACCTGTTTGAGAGCGTAGCGCTTACTCCCGAAGAAGTACCGGAGAAAGAACGCTATATTCCGATTTCGGTCAAGGTCAAGGAGAAGAAAAAAAGATCAATCAAACTGGGGCTGGGATACGGGGATGAGGAAGAATTACGGGCGCGCTTAGCCCTGCGCACCAGGAATGTCGGAGGTGGGGGGCGAGTGTTGGATCTGGAATCCAAGTATTCCAGCATCGAATCCCGGGTCGAAGCCATCTTCATGAATCCCCAACTCTGGGCCAGTTTTTTTGACCTAGCTATTCAGGGCGGCTGGATTCGTGAAGATCTGCCGGCCTATACCAACCGGACGTACTACACTCAATCCCGCCTGGAGCGGGACCTGCCTTGGGATTTTCGTCTTCATTTTGGTCATAATCTTCTCTTCACGCGCTATTATGACATCCATCCCGAAACCAAAGAGCTTTTACGAGAGCCTGAATCTGATGAACTTTTCCGAATTTCTTCGGCAATTTTGGGGTTGCGTCAAGAAACGACCGATAATAGCGTCGATCCTACCGAGGGAGGATTATTATTTGGAGAGGGAGAACTGGCCTCAAACTTTTTAGGCTCGAATCTGCAGTTTGGTTCGACGGTACTGGAAGGCAGGCGCTATCAGGGGATTGGCGGCAAAAAATTTATCCTGGCGGCCCGCCTCAAGTTAGGCCTTATTGAACCTATTCAGTCTACTGACGAAATCCCCCTGTATCGGCGTTTTTTCTGCGGCGGCTATAATAGTGTACGTGGTTATCGCCTGGATTATTTAGGCCCCCGGGATTCGGCAGGCAATCCGATCGGAGGCAATGCCTTGTTGGAAGGCAGTCTGGAAGCCCGAGTTCCCCTTTATAAGGAATTTCGCGGCGTCGTTTTCCTGGACTTCGGGAATGTTTACCCATTGGTCGAAGATCTGGATGTCGGTCAGTTGAAGTACTCGGCGGGTTTTGGCTTACGCTATAGCAGTCCTATTGGCCCGGTCGGGGTCGATATCGGATTCCCCCTCAATCCCATCGATCGCCACAAGGATGATTATCGCATTCATTTTACTATCGGACAGGCCTTTTAAAGCTGTTCAAGCTGACCAAGGTTAACGCAAAGTTGGCGCCAAACTGATAGGAAAAGGGTTCTGGGCGTCAAATTCAGCATTGCGATAATCACTTAATGTGGTAATTTTATAAAAGCTATGACTAGTTATCCTCGACTTCGCAAATTTCTGTTCACCGTGATGGTGATCTTATTAATCATCAGCTTCGCGGCCTGGATGATCTTGAGGTCCGATATGTTCTGGGCCTGGGCAGGACGAAAAATTGTGGCTGCGGCCCAGGGTCAGATTCAGGGCGAATTAACCGTCCAGGAAATCGAGGGTACTCCGTTTACGGGATATTTTTTTAATGATATTGTGCTTACCAGCCCCCAGGGGGAAGTCCTGCGGGCCCGCAGTCTGGAAATACGCCTCTCATTTACTTCGCTTTTGAGGCTACAGCCGCTGATTAGCAGACTGGCCCTCTATAAACCTCACCTTACCCTTGAGCAAGATCAGCAGGGGCAGTGGAATGTCACTAAAATTCTTCCGCCTTCCGAAGGCCCTCCGACGCCGGTGTCCTTGCCGATACGGGCCCTGGGTTTTTCCCAAATTCTGATCCAAGCCGGGGAAGTTACCATCATTCAGGCCGGGGAGCGCAAGACCTTTCAGGACCTGGATCTCGATCTGGCCTTCGGCCTTCTCCATCCCCTTAAGCCCGAGCAGATCCTGGAGGTGAAAAAGGTTAAGCTAGCCGTCACCACTCCCTGGGGGCGCTACCGGCTGGCCAGTCGTCTTACGCTCAGTCCGGAGCTTCTTAAACTTCCTTCCTTGGTAGTGGAATCTCAAGAGCAGTCCCTGCTTAACCTGGCGGGGCAGGTCGCCTTGGTTGAGAAAGCCGGGGAGATCCAACTGGGTGGCAAGATCGGTCCTCTGCCGAATGCTCTGATCAGGCAATTCTGGGCCCAGTGGCCGACGGGCTGGGAACCGACCGGAAAATTGCAGTTGCAAGGCACCTGGGCCAGAATGGAACTCAGCTTAGGAGGCCAGATTCACCAGGCCGCCTATGCCTTAAACGGCCTGCTGAGTCAGGAAGAGGAAAAGCAGAGCTATGATCTAACCTTCAGCCTGGAAGGCCTGACCCCGGAGATGCTGGCGGCCCTGGACCAGGCCCGGGCTGCGCAATATAAACAGGCTACGCCGCTTAATATCCGGCTCCACCTGAAAGGGGCCGGTCTGGCCTGGCCGCCGC harbors:
- a CDS encoding L,D-transpeptidase, producing MIFSCLVVCFCLVALGATSRAEEPDYHRLCQELKKSGFKIVYSGLAYGVPFVEIEIPQDFSITRLCRRVPSFNRDFDQCRNRISFFNALHPSYIKTRTREPFSIESSTLRVPLDLYKMPEIFPAYDKSLVQHGKYLLVDIGKGFLAFYVAGELKRVFPISAGAPGQKTPLITFAVQAKFQNHWSTIYETWMPWALLLQRPYYIHGGALPGKNDSAGCIRLFTHHAQELFDLVEVGTPGRIIHTPKLDRTHPVPFCR
- a CDS encoding BamA/TamA family outer membrane protein codes for the protein MTRFEEEDAPLSLRSLTITGNQIIPTNNIKEELTLTLPSRWPWKKLPPFKPKGLERDVERLQAFYRQQGFYHARITPKIQKDEEGRVEVEVNIDEGPWVEVTDVDIEIANTFLAVELSTLQDQWPLKPGERFIESNYEELKRLYLNYLLDHGYPRGTVEGKIYLDDVKNTARIRVKVIPGPLSYFGAISVEGEQETPEYIILRKLTFEKGEIFNFEEIYNSQRNLYKLDLFESVALTPEEVPEKERYIPISVKVKEKKKRSIKLGLGYGDEEELRARLALRTRNVGGGGRVLDLESKYSSIESRVEAIFMNPQLWASFFDLAIQGGWIREDLPAYTNRTYYTQSRLERDLPWDFRLHFGHNLLFTRYYDIHPETKELLREPESDELFRISSAILGLRQETTDNSVDPTEGGLLFGEGELASNFLGSNLQFGSTVLEGRRYQGIGGKKFILAARLKLGLIEPIQSTDEIPLYRRFFCGGYNSVRGYRLDYLGPRDSAGNPIGGNALLEGSLEARVPLYKEFRGVVFLDFGNVYPLVEDLDVGQLKYSAGFGLRYSSPIGPVGVDIGFPLNPIDRHKDDYRIHFTIGQAF